In Arachis hypogaea cultivar Tifrunner chromosome 7, arahy.Tifrunner.gnm2.J5K5, whole genome shotgun sequence, the genomic window agattagctggcagataatcactcattcaaatgagtagctgcccctaaaatctctctacccacttccaagagccatatctcaacctccctaagataaagggggcGGTTATCCACCTCAAAAGGCggaactacttcagcggtggttatgggttcacccctataaatacactaacacctctcaggtatctcagaagcccaatactctctagacctgttttacccctttgctgactttgacatcggagtgtctttgcaggtaccaccccccattctcccTTACACAAGTCGGACGGGGGGTTTCGGAGCACAAACCCACTTGGACGTTTCATcgttcagacgattgggccagccAAACTTGTCCAACCCATTAATCTCCGATTATCCAtcgtaacaatatatataatttattttatttttaatatgtatttatattttaatatatattttatgtcaATAACTgtttttagtggctaatttttgtctaacataacataattaattaattaattgctaTATTTGATTTGCAGCAaagagtttgggtgtattttttgtgCAACAATTATTATGATTGCTTACTGAAAGAGACTACTAATAATTAGGTAAATTATTAAAGGCATACATTTttgggtgttcgcggtgcggtttggttcggtttttgagagaaaagtcatccgatccgatcgtttaattaaactgcggttcggtttggttcggtttttttctcaaggtcatccgaaccaaaccaaaccaaataaaatcggtttggtttggttcggtttgttcggtttttttcaatcaattcaaaaaGAATACTACCATACTATTTTACAAAGTCATATCATTGACTACGACAAACACGAATACACAATAACTAACAAAGTCTTGATCTAATGAAATTTAAcgacaaaagaaattcaaatacgACAATTAAAGATGTTTAAAAGTTCAGTAGTCAACACaactgaaagataaaaataaattttcaagtcATGGACGGGTTGAAAGCGCTTGCCAGTGAATTGAAGTAGAAGACATGACTTCCCAACTCCTATAATAATAAAACAAGAAGGCTACATAAGTAACTTCTCTCCATAAATAAACTACTACTCATAATATTACATATACACTTTGAACACAATACATATATGAAATGAAAACAAACAGACTACAACTTCAATTAGCTTTGTCACTGGTGCCTCGATTCATATTAATTGTTTCTAGCAATTAGGATTACAAGTAATACTGAAGTGCCCATTACAATCTCAaagttttacattttttttttgttttaacaaAAATTCCCATATTATACAATTTTAATGAAGTGACTACTATAATTACATTATGAAAAGTTGATTAGTCATTAGAAGCTGTGAACAACTGCAAAAGCATTAATAGTTCATATTTTGGATGTCAATGGTATTGGGGGAAAAATTGGGAACCAGATGGGATCAGCATCAAATCAATCCAGCTACGATATTAATTTTATGCACCAAATAAGATCATAAAAACACAGAGAAACTATAAGCTTAAAAAAGAGATCCCAAATGGAAGCTGGAAAAGCGCCACGCGTACAAAAGAATCAAGCATTAAAATTTCcagaattctcaacaattgaaaaGCTGAACCCCATGGGGTAATTAAGAAAATTGaacaattattataataaattgatCATAAGATTCATAAAAGCTATATCATAAAAATCAGGGGAAATAATTGGAATTACCGTTATCACCGATGATGATGTTGGGGTCAGTGGTGTGGTGGGAGACTGGGAGCTGCTGTGTTGAACTCTTGATCATGGCCAGAACCCAGAAATTTATAACCAGCAATCCAACAATACTAAATTCTTAACAATAAACTGAATAATACGCTGATCTCAATACACTGAACAATAATTCAATAACCAGCAATTCCTGAACAAAACCTAAACAATGTCATCTAATTACTTGATGTTAACTATTTAAAACAAAATCTGTTTATGAgtgattgttattgttattagtaTTATTGTTGTTAGTTGTGGTGGTGGTAAATAGCAAGTGTCAGATGAGTATTTCAGTAaatcaaaaacaaataaattaaaccatgAATAAAAACCagcaacaaataaatatataCCGAAATGGAAATTGAAcaacaatatacaaaaatcaacaataaattaAACCATGAACAAAAATTAGCAACAAATATACACTGAAACAGAAATTGAACAACAATGAATCAATGATTATTGAACAAAAATTGAATACCTAAATTGGAGGCTCCTTATCTGACTTGACTCGATGGCGGCTGCTATCCGTGTCTCCGCGAGGCCAGAAACGATGCTGTGGGTGGCTGGGTGGTGCTGTCTCCGCGAGGCCAGAAACGATGCTGTGGGTGGTGACGCGGGTGGTGCTGGCTCTGCGACGATGGTGTTGGCTGGTGCTGTCTGCGAGGAGGTGCTGGGACGAAAGGTTCGGCGGCGCTGTGTGAAAGACTGGAAGGGTTCGGTGGCGCTGGGAGGTGGTGAGAGGAAGGGGTTCATTAGCGCAGGGAGATGGTGGGAGGAAGGGGTTCACGCATGTTGGGAGTGGGAGGTGCTGGCTGCTGCGAGACTGGGAGTGGGTTTCGAAAGTAGAGAGCGCAGAGTGAATGTGAGGATTGGCGGCTAGGTTAGGTTATGCTGTGAGGGGGTtgggggtggggggagggttggttttatttgtttttttttaatcggttcggttcggttagggttttcattgtcaaaaccgaaaaccgaaccgaaccgcaataaaaacagcaaaatataatttttttcggtttttttggttttcggtttattcggttttcggttttttcggttcGGTCGATCGGTTTTGTTCGgtccggatcggttttgaacacccctaagtCAAACCGTAGTTAAACTActttaattaaatatacaaataaattattaaaattcaatgaTTTTTCAGTTTCATATAATCAAGGTTTTGAAAATCAGACCGGTCATCGAACTACTCTAATTATTGGTTTATTAGTTCAATTAAAAAAACCGTTTATAATAAATACctaattcaataaaaattcaatgaataaagTAATTAGTTCTAAACACTCTTCTCCTGCATTTTTTTTACTTCAAAAGAGATTATAAACAACTAGTTCTATCAATAAAAAAAACTACAATGATATGCAATACCAAAAATAGGCCAATAATAAAGAGGTCTGCTACGCATACAAGTTTTTTTGGCTTAGAAGTCTTACAAATCTAATAAAACACACGCATTACATTTAATTAACGCATTACACACTtccacattcaagagtaaataaaacGCATGTTATTCAACAACTTTctgtttccaaagcgcgctactcaccatgcattatgaacgactcttcttcttcttcctccatgaaaataattttcttgccaaatttaaagataatggaacttcagaaatacacccaaacgattacagaaatataccccaacgattacagaaatacacccaaacggttataggaattcacccaaacggttacaggaattcacctaaaggattataaaaatacacccaaagaatttaagaaatacacccaaaattcgttgaagtacaccttatgcatatttcagaactctttctctttctcttcctcatcttctgcttcttcttcttcaaaaacgatttcattTGATGTCAAAaaaatggaaatcgagaataacgaagaaagaaaacagagaaaaaagcacgtaaataaagaagaagaacagaaagaggaagaagaacgtgcagcaagaagaagaaggagaaagaaaaggcaagaaaagaaagaaaagaagaggaagaggaagaagaacgtgcaagaagaagaagaacgagaaagagaaagtaagaaacgaaagaaaaaaagaagaagaacgtgcagcaagaagaagaagaaggagaaagagaaagcaagaaacaaaagaaaagaagaagaagaagaggaagaggaagaagaagaagaacgtagaCCTTGCATTTCGTTTTTGGGGTTTATTCGTTAATTAACTTGTAAAGCATATAAGCCCTAAtgacttgtatgcagagcttttctcaataataaaatagtaaagggttTCTCTCTTCAATTCTATGTTCAAGCTTGTAGCAGACCAGAATCACCAAAGTAATACCATTGAAATAATCCTCCTTAATTCTTATATAACTCAAAGAATTTcttacaaaatgaaaattgaacaCAACACACGGtcttaaaacaaaaacaaaacaacattCAGAAATCAATCACCTTTTCCAAACACGGCCTTAAAACAAAACAATATTTAGAGTATGAGCATTGATCACAAAACTGATTTCTGAAACAACAAAATCAGCCGAACAAGGTTCAGAATTTGAGCATTGAtcacaaaaaattgatttctgaaacaaaacaaaaacaacagaACAACATTTAGAGTTTGAACATTGAtcacaaaaaattgatttctgaaagAAAATAAACACAGCAAAACTAGCAGAACAACATTCAGAGTTTGAGCACTGAtcacaaaaaaattgatttttgaaacaaAACAAACACTCATCAAAACAAtgaaaactgattttttttttttcagaagaagaaaacaatgaaaacatGAAGCGTATAATAAATCAATGATCACCAATATCCAGCAATAATCTCCAAGACAATAATAAATACACAACAATaatttagcaaataaacaagaacgagacctaaatagaaaatccaacaaattaaatCGCAGCAAcctaacaatttagcaaattaaaacaaCAACATCCCACCAATTTAGCAAATGATCAATTTAACAAGTTCAAGAACTGAAAATCACAATTGTTCCTGCGTGAAAAGAGGTCTCTGAGGTATAGCCTGTTCTGTTAGTGCTTGAACTTGCTTTCCTTAGGAGTGAGAGGAAGGAACATCGTCTTCTTGTAAGGACGGCGGCATTGGGCACCTGCAAagggactccaacgctcaagttagtAAGAGTAGAAGATAAATATGAGTTATTCAGAATGAATAACGTACCTCCTTCATGTCAGGAGTGGATATATTTATAGAATTGTTGTGCTACAGGCAGTACTTAATGGGTCTAATATTGTGAAGTTGTTAGGTGATAACTGCTCTTTAGTGCTCTTCTTTAAAGAGATTTGCGGAGAGATTCCTCATCTGGATTGGCACGTAGTTATTTGATTTTATAGGATAAATCCGTTAGGAGAGTAAAATATGTACTCTCCACGTACTCTTGATATAGTACGTGTGTATTTAGTTTTAACCGAATTCCGATTTATAGTTTTACCTGGGCCGAATTATAGCCAACGGATGGATCATAGCCCCTAAACTTGACCtgtgaaaatttttaattaaacagGTTGAGCTTCCGACCTATAAATCGGAATTGTGACTATGGCAGCCCCAAACTCAACTTGTTAGATTGAAAagaggaaaaaatgaaaaaaaaaattggtagtaACAGATGAaatagataaacaaataaataaagctGAATAAAAAAGATGTAGCCCTCAAATTTAGTCAGTTAGTCAATATTTATTCAAAAACAATTGAGTGGTAAGAGTTGTTCAATCAATATAATTGTGTGGGGATACTTTTCTGCTTGAGAACAATTTTTCATGGATTGCATATAGTATTTGATTGACGCGAACtgaaaagttcaaaaatatgTATTCATTGACCGAATCAATTGTCTTGAGAGAATTTTTCCAACCCACAGTAACTTATTGACGAATTTCTTACTCAAAgcaattaattattgaatattgagtGAATAATAAAGATTTGTTTCGATTGGTAAAAAGTCATTTTTTTGGATTGATTAATAGCCAATTTTGTTTTCCGAAAGATTGATTAATTGATTTTGATATGTGAAATGATAAGATACATACATAATATGAAGCAATTAGAATATATAGAGTAGTAGATACCTCGTAAGAAGTTATGATGTATTGAAAGTTGACATAAAAGATTTATATGAGCAAATTAGATTATACATATGCATAGTTTTACCGAAGTAGAAATGTCAATCGCGACTTATAGGTAAGGTTCATAAGTTATAACTTGAGGTGGAGGAGGAGGTGAAATGTGTTCACGTATGATCGAGATCCATTCTCATAAGTTGAAGGTGAAAAATTGAAGACACATTAAAGATGTCCTGTTCCAATTACCAATACATTAAGAAGAAATTTTGTTAAATACATATCCTGAATTTAttgcataaattaaaattaaactccgTCATTTTGAATAATTGAAAAAACATGAATAAGACAGCACGAACATTGAGTAATTAGTTGAAGAACAAGTAGTaattgctaataataataataatataaacaaCAAATAGAGAAGTTTCCAATAATACATGAAGACaattgaaaaagaataagaaaatataCGTGTCAATAGGAATAAGTAGTTATGTATTATGATGTTTTCCTAAAAATCAATAAGAAAATGTCATTACCAGGATAAGTtgcttaaaaattttataatcggcaacataagaagaaaaaacagaaattcggcataataataaatatgatgaTTAGAGCAAAGCAATGTAAATAAGGAATAAAGCGAATAAATGATAAAtttgtaaaaatttatttaaaaatattgtaaaAGATTGTTAAATTTGGTTCAAAACTCGAATataattccaattttataaaCTTCGGTGGAGCAGAAATTAGTTTCTTCGGCTCCTTTCTTATTTTTCTCGTTTTTGCTCCTGTTGGTCCTACTCCTGTTGGGGTCCTACGAGGACAGAAGATTTTGGCCATTTTCTTTGCTTCCACTTGGAGAGTGATGTTCATTACTACCAGTTCATCATGAGTAGGTGGGAGAACAACATCATCACTATGGACctgtaaaaataataacaaaaggtTCTTGTGGGGTTATTTAATtttggccccacggtgggcgccaaatgttcctgcGTGAAAAGAGGTCTCCGAGGTATAGTCTGTTCTGTTAGTACTTGAACTTGCTTTCCCTAGGAGTGAGAGGAAGGAACATCGTCTTCTTGTAAGAACGGCGGCTTTGGGCACCTGCAAaaggactccaacgctcaagttagtAAGAGTAGAAGATAAATATGAGATATTCAGAATGAATAATTGTGCTACAAGCGGTTGCTTAATGGGTCTAATATTGTGGAGTTGTTACTGAGTGGGTGATAACTGCTCTTTAGTGCTCTTCTTTAGAGAGATTTGCGGAGAGATTCCTGTGCTCATCTGGGTTAGCACGTAGTTATTTGATTTTATAGAATAAATCCGTTAGGAGATTAAAACATGTACTGTATTTAGTTTCAACCGGATTCCGATTTATAGTTTTACTTGGGCCGAATTATAGCCAACGGATGGATCAACaacaaaagcaaaaaataaaaaataaaaaataaaaaataacagaagaacaacaacacaagaacaattagcaaattaacaagttcacaATAACAGTTAAAATTTACCATAAGAAACTAATGCAAGTGGAATTGTCATGCTAATATATTTTCTGCAAAGATGCTATTTGTGcagctaaaatttcctaattactaagatccaattattctaatttcacatgcaatcaacttactaagtttctaaaaactagaaattataaaactaaccagaaatatggttaaagcatttcatcaaacatgttgagtgcggCAAACAAACGGCggctgagcagacaaagacgacAGACGCCGAGCTCAAAGAAGCAGCTACGATCGGTGATAGCAAAcaggggttgaagacttggagcacGAAGGAAGCTAGATAGACGGATGGCTGGCGAACTTTGAGTGCAAGGGAAGCTACGGAAGGGTTTTGGTTTGGTACTAATTTTCTTTGCTTCAGAAAGTAGGGGGTGTGTTCACAAATGACGGGGTGAAAAGGGGTGC contains:
- the LOC112702294 gene encoding uncharacterized protein, coding for MNPFLSPPPSATEPFQSFTQRRRTFRPSTSSQTAPANTIVAEPAPPASPPTASFLASRRQHHPATHSIVSGLAETRIAAAIESSQIRSLQFRVQHSSSQSPTTPLTPTSSSVITELGSHVFYFNSLASAFNPSMT